From Streptomyces zhihengii, the proteins below share one genomic window:
- a CDS encoding acyl-CoA dehydrogenase family protein — MPSFFSLQLTEEQRDLRDWVHGFAAEVVRPAAAEWDEREETPWPVIREAAAIGLYGFESLADMYGDPTGLSLQIANEELFWGDAGIGMALFGTSLAVAGIFASGTPDQLAEWVPQCFGDASDPKLAAFCVSEPGAGSDVSGMRTRARYDEAGDTWVLNGQKAWITNGGIADVHVVVASVDGALGARGQAAFIVPPGTAGLEGGKKIRKLGLRASHTAEVFLDDVRVPGSCLLGGKEKLDARLARAREGTGAKGQAAMATFEVSRPTVGAQALGIARAAYEYALDYAGQREAFGRPIVENQSIAFALADLRTEIEAVRLLIWQAAWMARSGKTFDAAQGSMAKLRAGELAVSATEKAVQILGGAGYSREHPVERMYRDSKIYTIFEGTSEIQRLVIARAITGRHIR, encoded by the coding sequence ATGCCGTCCTTCTTCTCCCTCCAGCTCACCGAGGAGCAGCGCGACCTGCGCGACTGGGTGCACGGCTTCGCCGCCGAGGTCGTACGCCCCGCCGCCGCCGAATGGGACGAGCGCGAGGAGACGCCCTGGCCGGTCATCCGCGAGGCCGCCGCGATCGGCCTCTACGGCTTCGAGTCCCTTGCCGACATGTACGGCGACCCCACCGGGCTCTCCCTCCAGATCGCCAACGAGGAGCTCTTCTGGGGCGACGCGGGCATCGGCATGGCGCTCTTCGGCACCTCGCTCGCGGTCGCCGGGATCTTCGCCTCCGGCACCCCCGACCAGCTCGCCGAATGGGTCCCCCAGTGCTTCGGCGACGCGTCCGACCCGAAGCTCGCCGCGTTCTGCGTCTCCGAGCCGGGCGCCGGCTCCGACGTCTCCGGGATGCGCACCCGCGCCCGCTACGACGAGGCGGGCGACACGTGGGTCCTCAACGGACAGAAGGCGTGGATCACCAACGGCGGCATCGCCGACGTCCATGTCGTCGTCGCCTCCGTCGACGGCGCGCTCGGCGCGCGCGGCCAGGCCGCGTTCATCGTCCCGCCCGGCACGGCCGGACTGGAGGGCGGCAAGAAGATCCGGAAGCTGGGCCTGCGGGCCTCGCACACCGCGGAGGTCTTCCTGGACGACGTACGGGTGCCCGGCAGCTGCCTGCTCGGCGGAAAGGAGAAGCTGGACGCCCGGCTCGCCCGCGCCCGCGAGGGCACCGGGGCCAAGGGCCAGGCCGCGATGGCGACCTTCGAGGTGAGCCGGCCCACCGTCGGCGCCCAGGCCCTCGGCATCGCGCGTGCCGCCTACGAGTACGCGCTCGACTACGCCGGGCAGCGCGAGGCCTTCGGCCGCCCGATCGTCGAGAACCAGTCGATCGCCTTCGCCCTCGCCGATCTGCGCACCGAGATCGAGGCGGTGCGGCTGCTCATCTGGCAGGCCGCGTGGATGGCGCGGAGCGGGAAGACCTTCGACGCCGCGCAGGGGTCGATGGCCAAGCTCCGGGCCGGCGAGCTGGCCGTCAGCGCGACGGAGAAGGCCGTGCAGATCCTGGGGGGCGCGGGGTACAGCCGCGAGCACCCGGTGGAGCGGATGTACCGCGACAGCAAGATCTACACGATCTTCGAGGGCACGAGCGAGATCCAGCGGCTGGTGATCGCCCGGGCGATCACGGGGCGGCACATCCGCTGA
- a CDS encoding PucR family transcriptional regulator, translated as MPRTTRPSDAGEPLAPLPQEFAAIIRPELPSLIQEIGIEVSRAYPEYARLLSGPYGKAIQVGVEQNISVFVEQVASPSMPSPLRDEMLRRFGRFEAYEGRSLESLQGAYRLGARVALRRAKRIGRRYNLSPTLMLSFADALFAYVDEIEALTREGYLEVQTKAVEHDETLRRRLLHLIMAGPPVPRTAMAELSEQAGWPMPDEVTLVAVRPSAELAGIDLDNDVLTDLGGPHPHLLVPGPVDDARRERLMAALTGVRAAVGLTVPTSGAADSIRWARRLLDLADTGVVDDTPLLFCADHMLTLWLLSDTALLDQLARRELAPLSRLTATRRGRLIETLRTWLDTRGTAAQMGELLDVHPQTVRYRLRSLEAIFGSQLTDPERRFATESVLRALHLQDRRQKARR; from the coding sequence ATGCCGAGAACGACCCGCCCGTCCGACGCGGGCGAGCCGCTGGCGCCGCTGCCGCAGGAGTTCGCCGCGATCATCCGGCCCGAACTGCCCAGCCTCATCCAGGAAATCGGCATCGAGGTCTCCCGCGCCTACCCCGAGTACGCACGGCTGCTGAGCGGCCCGTACGGGAAGGCGATCCAGGTGGGCGTCGAGCAGAACATCTCGGTCTTCGTCGAGCAGGTCGCCTCGCCGTCGATGCCCTCCCCGCTGCGCGACGAGATGCTGCGCAGGTTCGGCCGGTTCGAGGCGTACGAGGGGCGCAGCCTGGAGTCGCTCCAGGGGGCCTACCGGCTGGGCGCCCGGGTGGCGCTGCGCCGGGCGAAGCGGATCGGCAGGCGCTACAACCTCTCCCCCACCCTGATGCTGAGCTTCGCCGACGCGCTGTTCGCCTACGTCGACGAGATCGAGGCGCTCACCCGCGAGGGCTACCTGGAGGTGCAGACCAAGGCCGTCGAACACGACGAGACGCTCCGCCGCCGGCTGCTGCACCTGATCATGGCGGGCCCGCCCGTACCGCGTACGGCCATGGCCGAACTCTCCGAGCAGGCGGGCTGGCCGATGCCCGACGAGGTGACCCTGGTCGCCGTCCGCCCGTCAGCGGAATTGGCCGGAATCGATCTCGACAACGATGTCCTCACCGACCTCGGCGGCCCCCACCCGCACTTACTCGTGCCCGGCCCCGTCGACGACGCGCGAAGAGAGCGCCTCATGGCCGCGCTGACCGGCGTACGCGCGGCCGTGGGGCTGACCGTGCCGACCTCGGGAGCGGCCGATTCCATCCGCTGGGCCCGCCGCCTCCTGGATCTCGCCGACACGGGTGTCGTCGACGACACCCCCCTCCTCTTCTGTGCGGACCACATGCTGACCCTGTGGCTGCTCTCCGACACCGCGCTGCTCGACCAGCTCGCCCGCCGCGAGCTCGCCCCGCTCTCCCGGCTCACCGCCACCCGCCGCGGCCGGCTCATCGAGACCCTGCGCACCTGGCTGGACACCCGGGGGACGGCCGCGCAGATGGGCGAGCTGCTGGACGTCCACCCGCAGACCGTCCGCTACCGGCTGCGCAGCCTGGAGGCCATCTTCGGCTCCCAGCTCACCGACCCCGAGCGCCGCTTCGCGACCGAGAGCGTGCTGCGCGCCCTCCATCTCCAGGACCGCCGCCAGAAGGCACGGCGCTGA
- a CDS encoding SCP2 sterol-binding domain-containing protein — MADNISGDLGSLDFSTVSPEEFAKIVKGLSAGQIDETMRGDLRMRVLREVFGRMNQQFRPEAAGDQDVLIRWKITGGSEVVFETAIAGGTCTITEGRSDREPRTTLVMGDAEFLRLVSGNANPVTMFMMRRLRVSGDVVTASGLTRYFDIPKA, encoded by the coding sequence GTGGCGGACAACATCAGCGGTGACCTGGGCAGCCTCGACTTCTCCACGGTCTCCCCCGAGGAATTCGCGAAGATCGTCAAGGGCCTGAGCGCCGGCCAGATCGACGAGACCATGCGCGGCGATCTGCGGATGCGCGTGCTCCGCGAGGTGTTCGGCCGGATGAACCAGCAGTTCCGCCCCGAGGCGGCCGGGGACCAGGACGTCCTGATCCGGTGGAAGATCACCGGCGGGAGCGAGGTGGTCTTCGAGACCGCCATCGCCGGCGGCACCTGCACCATCACCGAGGGCCGCTCCGACCGGGAGCCGCGCACCACCCTGGTGATGGGCGACGCCGAGTTCCTCAGGCTGGTCTCCGGCAACGCCAATCCGGTGACCATGTTCATGATGCGCAGGCTCCGGGTGAGCGGTGACGTCGTCACCGCCTCCGGCCTCACCCGCTACTTCGACATCCCGAAGGCCTGA